From a region of the Corallococcus coralloides DSM 2259 genome:
- a CDS encoding sigma-54-dependent transcriptional regulator, protein MQDELAQLMAALRDSRDFETAAAATLRRMLAVADAAVAASRYAGRARVLRGIVHLRPGEAYRRLAALDVGAREVTDAGVGTPFFTSATAWRAVVEHRCAVSIDVNIGTVQPHAPDAPVTGDPGLAGFHSNESKQRFLGRHATHVCVLPLRTPSGMEGMISLEADCLAAMGQEFVWRDAGDLLQLLTDIAAPYLTALPQRPVATPEVDEFLPVVGRSMAELLPILRTFALQDETILVSGATGAGKSRLARWCHERSGRRGKPFETLDLVTVPEDLQMAELFGWKKGAFTGAVRDAPGVVARSDGGTLFIDEIDKLSLKAQAGLLHLLESRSYRPLGEGTGEKLADVRFIIGTNADLLAQVRAGRFREDLYYRVNVLPVRMPPLQDRQDEIPLWARYMVNRRHRERLPEGSARLAPEAELLLTTSSWPGNLRQLDNIVRRAYTLAMVEHAGSTGDLVLLEKHVARALDYEQSPGGRPLPEALRAAAQAFVGEARRRGTPLDLDYADGFRGLVLGLAIRQVGRDEAFRLLGRESLVKNRNHHKALKRELEKVDGLYKALGEDGSPFSDLLENEDAD, encoded by the coding sequence ATGCAAGACGAGTTGGCGCAGCTCATGGCTGCGCTTCGGGATTCCAGGGACTTCGAGACCGCGGCGGCAGCGACGTTGCGCCGGATGCTGGCCGTGGCGGACGCCGCGGTGGCGGCCAGCCGCTATGCGGGCCGGGCCCGGGTCCTGCGCGGCATCGTCCACCTGCGTCCTGGCGAAGCGTACCGTCGACTGGCGGCGCTGGACGTGGGCGCGCGCGAGGTGACGGACGCGGGCGTCGGGACGCCCTTCTTCACCTCCGCCACGGCCTGGCGCGCGGTGGTGGAGCACCGGTGCGCGGTGTCCATCGACGTGAACATCGGCACGGTGCAGCCGCACGCGCCGGACGCGCCGGTGACGGGCGACCCGGGACTCGCGGGCTTCCACAGCAACGAGAGCAAGCAGCGCTTCCTGGGCCGCCACGCGACGCACGTGTGCGTGCTGCCCCTGCGCACGCCCTCGGGCATGGAGGGCATGATTTCGCTGGAGGCGGACTGTCTGGCCGCCATGGGGCAGGAGTTCGTCTGGCGCGACGCCGGAGACCTGCTCCAACTGCTCACGGACATTGCCGCGCCGTACCTCACCGCGCTGCCGCAGCGGCCGGTGGCCACGCCGGAGGTGGACGAGTTCCTCCCCGTGGTGGGCCGCTCCATGGCGGAGCTCCTGCCCATCCTGCGCACCTTCGCGCTCCAGGACGAGACCATCCTCGTGAGCGGGGCCACGGGCGCGGGCAAGTCGCGCCTGGCGCGCTGGTGCCATGAGCGCTCCGGCCGCCGGGGCAAGCCCTTCGAGACGCTGGACCTGGTGACGGTGCCGGAGGACCTCCAGATGGCGGAGCTCTTCGGCTGGAAGAAGGGTGCCTTCACCGGCGCGGTGCGCGACGCGCCGGGCGTGGTGGCCCGCTCGGATGGCGGCACGCTGTTCATCGACGAAATCGACAAGCTGTCGCTGAAGGCGCAGGCGGGTCTGCTGCACCTCTTGGAGTCGCGCAGCTACCGGCCGCTGGGCGAGGGCACCGGCGAGAAGCTCGCGGACGTGCGCTTCATCATCGGCACCAACGCGGACCTGCTCGCACAGGTGCGCGCCGGCCGCTTCCGCGAGGACCTGTACTACCGCGTGAACGTGCTGCCGGTGCGCATGCCGCCCTTGCAGGACCGGCAGGACGAGATTCCCCTCTGGGCGCGGTACATGGTGAACCGCCGTCACCGCGAGCGGCTGCCGGAGGGCTCCGCTCGGCTGGCGCCGGAGGCGGAGCTGCTGCTGACCACCAGCTCGTGGCCGGGCAACCTGCGGCAGCTCGACAACATCGTGCGGCGTGCGTACACGCTGGCGATGGTGGAGCACGCGGGCAGCACGGGCGACCTGGTGCTCCTGGAGAAGCACGTGGCGCGGGCGCTGGACTACGAGCAGTCCCCCGGCGGCCGTCCGCTCCCCGAAGCGCTGCGGGCCGCGGCGCAGGCCTTCGTCGGCGAGGCACGCAGGCGCGGCACGCCGCTGGACCTGGACTACGCGGATGGCTTCCGCGGGCTGGTGCTCGGCCTGGCCATCCGTCAGGTGGGCCGCGACGAGGCCTTCCGCCTGCTGGGCCGCGAGAGCCTGGTGAAGAACCGCAACCACCACAAGGCGCTCAAGCGCGAGCTGGAGAAGGTGGACGGCCTCTACAAGGCGCTGGGCGAGGACGGCTCCCCGTTCTCCGACCTGCTGGAGAACGAGGACGCGGACTGA
- a CDS encoding DUF4401 domain-containing protein, translating into MALRPTIQDVLAGLKAEGHVDEGVDARARTALEIRQKTLGASPWFVKALAGGGAWLSAAFLLSFFACVGLWKEEVALTAMGLVLTVAAVLLRRTSQGPFMEQLALALCMAGVGAFLVGLAQLEQNTLTVAFAGAVASVVLLAVYPDLILYFLATVGLCVSVGVFALDAVGGAGVDVWMLLCAAALSGILLFEPLLRRGQLGPRVGPIAFALACAVPGWLLFRNFESAQEGFRYVFRFESEFVPSAYLSILLALLLGWTGWRVLRELGLSREQRVWVPAVCALVLLTVMTLNTPGVLVAVLMLTLGFHRRSRVMLGLAVAFLLTFGAYYYYDLHITLLAKALALTGSGLVLLGVRQFFLRRQSAVLTEAR; encoded by the coding sequence ATGGCCCTGCGACCGACCATTCAAGACGTGCTGGCGGGGCTCAAGGCCGAGGGCCACGTGGACGAGGGGGTGGACGCGCGAGCCCGCACCGCCCTGGAGATCCGGCAGAAGACGCTGGGTGCCTCGCCCTGGTTCGTGAAGGCGCTGGCCGGCGGTGGCGCGTGGCTGTCCGCCGCCTTCCTGCTCAGCTTCTTCGCCTGCGTGGGCCTCTGGAAGGAGGAGGTGGCGCTCACCGCCATGGGCCTGGTGCTGACGGTGGCGGCGGTGCTCCTGCGCCGGACCAGCCAGGGCCCCTTCATGGAGCAGCTCGCCCTGGCCCTGTGCATGGCGGGCGTGGGCGCGTTCCTCGTGGGGCTGGCGCAGCTGGAGCAGAACACCCTCACCGTCGCGTTCGCGGGGGCGGTGGCGTCCGTCGTGCTCCTCGCCGTGTACCCGGACCTCATCCTCTACTTCCTGGCGACGGTGGGGCTCTGCGTATCCGTCGGCGTGTTCGCGCTCGATGCCGTGGGAGGCGCGGGCGTGGACGTGTGGATGCTCCTGTGCGCCGCCGCGCTCTCCGGCATCCTGCTCTTCGAGCCGCTGCTGCGGCGCGGACAGCTGGGTCCGCGCGTGGGTCCCATCGCCTTCGCGCTCGCGTGCGCCGTGCCCGGGTGGCTGCTGTTCCGCAACTTCGAGAGCGCGCAGGAGGGCTTCCGCTACGTCTTCCGCTTCGAGAGCGAGTTCGTGCCGAGCGCGTACCTCTCCATCCTGCTGGCGCTGCTCCTCGGGTGGACGGGGTGGCGGGTGCTGCGCGAGCTGGGGCTGTCGCGGGAGCAGCGCGTCTGGGTTCCCGCGGTCTGCGCGCTGGTGCTGCTCACGGTGATGACGCTGAACACGCCGGGCGTGCTGGTGGCGGTGCTGATGCTGACGCTCGGCTTCCACCGCCGCAGCCGCGTGATGCTGGGGCTGGCGGTGGCGTTCCTGCTGACGTTTGGCGCGTACTACTACTACGACCTCCACATCACGCTGCTGGCCAAGGCGCTCGCGCTCACGGGCAGCGGCCTGGTGCTGCTGGGCGTGCGGCAGTTCTTCCTGCGGCGGCAGTCCGCCGTCCTCACGGAGGCCCGATGA
- a CDS encoding AAA family ATPase gives MNTDIRALTERVQQESSFVEVLNQETGKVIVGQRYMLERILIGLLCNGHVLLEGVPGLAKTLTVRTVADSLSATFMRVQFTPDLLPADLVGTMIYNQQTAAFTVRKGPIFANIVLADEINRAPAKVQSALLEAMAERQVTIGDQTFGLPSPFLVLATMNPIEQEGTYPLPEAQVDRFMLKVKVGYPTRDEEKVIMDRMSGGSSPKVQRVISLEHLVRARELVHAIYMDEKVKEYILNVVFATREPARYGLKDLADYIQFGASPRATIALAQAARAHAFLRHRGFVTPEDVKAIAFDVLRHRIAMTYEAEAEELTQEKIIQRVFDRVEVP, from the coding sequence ATGAACACCGACATTCGCGCGCTCACCGAACGCGTGCAGCAGGAAAGCAGCTTCGTCGAGGTCCTCAACCAGGAGACCGGCAAGGTCATCGTCGGGCAGCGGTACATGCTCGAACGCATCCTCATCGGCCTCTTGTGCAACGGCCACGTCCTCCTGGAGGGCGTGCCCGGACTCGCCAAGACGCTGACCGTGCGCACCGTGGCGGACTCGCTCAGCGCCACCTTCATGCGCGTGCAGTTCACGCCCGACCTGCTGCCGGCGGACCTCGTCGGCACCATGATCTACAACCAGCAGACGGCCGCGTTCACCGTCCGCAAGGGGCCCATCTTCGCGAACATCGTCCTCGCGGACGAAATCAACCGCGCCCCCGCCAAGGTCCAGTCCGCCCTCCTGGAGGCCATGGCCGAGCGCCAGGTCACCATCGGCGACCAGACCTTCGGCCTGCCCTCGCCCTTCCTCGTGCTGGCCACCATGAACCCCATCGAGCAGGAGGGCACCTATCCCCTCCCCGAAGCGCAGGTGGACCGCTTCATGCTCAAGGTGAAGGTGGGCTACCCGACCCGTGATGAAGAGAAGGTCATCATGGACCGGATGTCCGGCGGCTCGTCGCCGAAGGTCCAGCGGGTCATCTCGCTGGAGCACCTGGTGCGCGCGCGTGAGCTCGTCCACGCCATCTACATGGACGAGAAGGTGAAGGAGTACATCCTCAACGTGGTGTTCGCCACGCGTGAGCCCGCGCGCTACGGCCTCAAGGACCTGGCGGACTACATCCAGTTCGGGGCCTCGCCGCGCGCCACCATCGCGCTCGCGCAGGCGGCCCGCGCGCACGCGTTCCTGCGCCACCGCGGCTTCGTCACCCCGGAGGACGTGAAGGCCATTGCCTTCGACGTGCTCCGCCACCGCATCGCGATGACCTACGAGGCGGAGGCCGAGGAGCTCACCCAGGAGAAGATCATCCAGCGCGTCTTCGACCGCGTGGAAGTCCCCTGA
- a CDS encoding DUF58 domain-containing protein, with protein sequence MLPKDLIRRIRKLEIRTRKVVSDMLAGQYHSVFKGRGMAFSEVRQYQPGDEIRFIDWNVTARMNEAYIKVFTEERELTVMLLVDVSASNEFGSKDRTKAEVAAEVAAQIAFSAIANNDRVGLILFSDRVEKVVPPRKGRMHVLRLVSDILTFKPKGHGTDLSAGLTYLTQVAKRKAVTFLVSDFLATGYEKPLRLVGRRHDLVPVVIEDPLEQRFPAHGLVEMEDPETGERFVVDTSSTAVRGRFMRAMQAQRDERRKLFKKLELDHVELRAGDDHGKALANFFRARARRMAA encoded by the coding sequence GTGCTGCCCAAGGACCTCATCCGCCGCATCCGCAAGCTGGAGATCCGCACCCGCAAGGTGGTCTCCGACATGCTGGCCGGCCAGTACCACTCGGTGTTCAAGGGCCGCGGCATGGCCTTCTCCGAGGTGCGCCAGTACCAGCCCGGCGACGAGATCCGCTTCATCGACTGGAACGTCACCGCGCGCATGAACGAGGCGTACATCAAGGTCTTCACCGAGGAGCGCGAGCTCACGGTGATGCTCCTGGTGGACGTGTCCGCCTCCAACGAGTTCGGCTCCAAGGACCGCACCAAGGCGGAGGTCGCCGCGGAGGTGGCCGCGCAGATTGCCTTCAGCGCCATCGCGAACAACGACCGCGTGGGGCTCATCCTCTTCTCGGACCGGGTGGAGAAGGTCGTCCCGCCGCGCAAGGGCCGCATGCACGTGCTGCGGCTCGTGAGCGACATCCTCACCTTCAAGCCCAAGGGCCACGGCACGGACCTGTCCGCGGGGCTCACGTACCTGACGCAGGTGGCCAAGCGGAAGGCCGTGACGTTCCTCGTGTCGGACTTCCTGGCCACGGGCTACGAGAAGCCGCTGCGCCTCGTCGGCCGCCGCCATGACCTGGTGCCGGTGGTCATCGAGGATCCGCTGGAGCAGCGCTTCCCCGCCCACGGCCTGGTGGAGATGGAGGACCCGGAGACGGGCGAGCGCTTCGTGGTGGACACCAGCTCCACCGCCGTGCGCGGCAGGTTCATGCGCGCCATGCAGGCCCAGCGCGACGAGCGCCGCAAGCTGTTCAAGAAGCTGGAGCTGGACCACGTGGAGCTGCGCGCCGGGGATGATCACGGCAAGGCGCTGGCGAACTTCTTCCGCGCGCGGGCCCGGAGGATGGCGGCATGA
- a CDS encoding DUF2157 domain-containing protein produces the protein MPKDFLDLEATPERLHALADAGILRPDAYGRALHLAVASPSRPAWRAFLSTTLMALGSLLVLAGVVYFFAFNWAELGRFSKLGLICLGIAGAAVGAWRLGDRPAGQFALLAAAVLVGPLLAVYGQTYQTGADPYELFIGWGVLILPWVALARFTPLWMLQLVLVNTGVILFWGQRMTRFGAYEARLALVLGLLNGFAWATYEHFANQKVSWLQGRWMPRVLSLMTLMPLVTLGILFIVSRHDRSIESGVSLLLVLGALVAIYALHRHLHGELFLLTVGALSVITLVTTAVGYFLVEVTRADELTLFILPMVLIGEVALAVYWLRHESQATGVSEET, from the coding sequence GTGCCGAAAGACTTTCTTGATCTGGAGGCGACGCCGGAGCGGCTGCACGCGCTGGCGGACGCCGGAATCCTGAGACCGGACGCGTACGGGCGCGCACTGCACCTGGCGGTCGCCTCGCCGTCGCGGCCCGCGTGGCGCGCGTTCCTGTCCACGACGTTGATGGCCCTGGGCTCGCTGCTGGTGCTGGCGGGCGTGGTGTACTTCTTCGCCTTCAACTGGGCGGAGCTGGGGCGCTTCTCGAAGCTGGGCCTCATCTGCCTGGGCATCGCCGGAGCGGCGGTGGGCGCGTGGCGGCTGGGCGACCGGCCCGCGGGCCAGTTCGCGCTGCTCGCGGCCGCGGTGCTGGTGGGCCCGCTGCTCGCCGTGTACGGGCAGACGTACCAGACGGGCGCGGATCCGTATGAGCTGTTCATCGGCTGGGGCGTGCTCATCCTGCCGTGGGTGGCGCTGGCGCGCTTCACGCCGCTGTGGATGCTCCAGCTCGTGCTCGTCAACACGGGCGTCATCCTCTTCTGGGGCCAGCGCATGACGCGCTTCGGGGCCTATGAGGCGCGGCTCGCGCTGGTGCTGGGGCTGCTCAACGGGTTCGCCTGGGCGACGTACGAGCACTTCGCCAACCAGAAGGTCTCCTGGCTCCAGGGGCGGTGGATGCCCCGCGTGTTGTCCCTCATGACGCTGATGCCGCTGGTGACCCTGGGCATCCTGTTCATCGTGAGCAGGCACGACCGCTCGATTGAATCCGGCGTGTCCCTGCTGCTGGTGCTGGGAGCGCTGGTCGCCATCTACGCCCTGCACCGGCACCTGCATGGCGAGCTGTTCCTGCTCACCGTGGGCGCGCTGAGCGTCATCACGCTCGTCACCACGGCGGTGGGCTACTTCCTCGTGGAGGTGACGCGCGCCGACGAGCTGACCCTCTTCATCCTGCCCATGGTGCTCATTGGCGAGGTGGCCCTGGCGGTGTACTGGCTGCGCCACGAGTCGCAGGCCACGGGCGTTTCGGAGGAGACCTGA
- a CDS encoding vWA domain-containing protein, with amino-acid sequence MLPPDLAFNNPEALWALLLAPLLLALAFWERKRRATLRFSAAHVFAKGGRGFRTYLLPLLPILRAAAVIAAVIAIARPQSRDSRVRDLSVEGIDIVVALDLSTSMEAGDFRPQNRLNVAKEVLTEFISGRVNDRLGLVVFSGAAYTQSPLTLDYGVLKEVLKQLRTRVLEDGTAIGDAIATSLNRLRDSDAKSRVVVLITDGDNNAGKISPLDAANMAASLHIPIYTILVGKGGKVPFPQGTDLFGNTVWRETEIPINPELMQDIADRTGGEYYRATDPEGLKQGLQKVLDALERSKLMEGGASATYKENFHPFLLVAFGLAALELLLRATVLRVFP; translated from the coding sequence ATGCTGCCCCCGGACCTCGCGTTCAATAACCCGGAGGCGCTCTGGGCCCTGCTGTTGGCGCCGCTGCTCCTGGCGCTCGCGTTCTGGGAACGCAAGCGTCGAGCCACGCTGCGCTTCTCCGCCGCGCACGTCTTCGCGAAGGGCGGCCGGGGCTTCCGCACGTACCTGCTGCCGCTCTTGCCCATCCTGCGCGCGGCGGCGGTGATTGCGGCGGTGATAGCCATCGCCCGGCCGCAGTCGCGAGACTCGCGCGTGCGCGACCTGTCGGTGGAGGGCATCGACATCGTGGTGGCGCTGGACCTGTCCACGTCCATGGAGGCCGGTGACTTCCGTCCGCAGAACCGCCTCAACGTGGCGAAGGAAGTGCTGACCGAGTTCATCTCCGGCCGCGTGAACGACCGCCTGGGCCTGGTGGTGTTCTCCGGCGCCGCGTACACGCAGTCCCCGCTGACGCTGGACTACGGCGTGCTCAAGGAGGTGCTCAAGCAGCTGCGCACCCGCGTGCTGGAGGACGGCACGGCCATTGGTGACGCCATCGCCACGTCGCTCAACCGCCTGCGCGACTCGGACGCGAAGAGCCGCGTGGTGGTGCTGATCACCGACGGCGACAACAACGCCGGCAAAATTTCCCCGCTGGACGCGGCGAACATGGCCGCGTCGCTCCACATCCCCATCTACACCATCCTCGTGGGCAAGGGCGGCAAGGTGCCCTTCCCGCAGGGCACGGACCTGTTCGGCAACACCGTGTGGCGCGAGACGGAGATCCCCATCAACCCGGAGCTGATGCAGGACATCGCGGACCGCACCGGCGGCGAGTACTACCGCGCCACCGACCCGGAGGGCCTCAAGCAGGGCCTGCAGAAGGTGCTGGACGCGCTGGAGCGCTCGAAGCTGATGGAGGGCGGCGCCAGCGCCACGTACAAGGAGAACTTCCACCCGTTCCTGCTGGTGGCCTTCGGGCTCGCCGCGCTGGAGCTGCTGCTGCGCGCCACCGTCCTGCGGGTGTTCCCATGA
- a CDS encoding GDYXXLXY domain-containing protein, giving the protein MKRGAVIFGGLALVFVALAFLVVQKETVLARGQPVLLRLAPVDPRSLIQGDYMVLDYAINQGWREGREQPQEDGNVVLRLDEHNVGEFVRYETPGTPLAPGEVRLRFRIRNSQMRLGAEAFFFQEGHAERYANARFGELRVTDNGTSVLVGLRDENYQPLGSAIR; this is encoded by the coding sequence ATGAAACGCGGCGCCGTCATCTTCGGTGGGCTCGCGCTGGTGTTCGTCGCGCTCGCCTTCCTCGTCGTGCAGAAGGAGACCGTGCTCGCGCGGGGGCAGCCCGTGCTGCTGCGGCTGGCTCCGGTGGATCCACGCTCGCTCATCCAGGGCGACTACATGGTGCTCGACTACGCCATCAACCAGGGCTGGCGCGAAGGCCGCGAGCAGCCCCAGGAGGACGGCAACGTGGTGCTGCGCCTGGACGAGCACAACGTGGGCGAGTTCGTGCGCTACGAGACGCCGGGCACCCCGCTCGCGCCCGGCGAGGTGCGCCTGCGCTTCCGCATCCGCAACTCGCAGATGCGCCTGGGCGCGGAGGCCTTCTTCTTCCAGGAGGGCCACGCGGAGCGCTACGCGAACGCGCGCTTCGGCGAGCTGCGGGTGACGGACAACGGCACCAGCGTGCTCGTGGGCCTGCGCGACGAGAACTACCAGCCGCTGGGCAGCGCCATCCGCTGA
- a CDS encoding trimeric intracellular cation channel family protein: MEPTVAAGTQARIDGREARLLLGLDFAGTYVFAVEGAIAAIAGGLDPLGIMVLSFTTALGGGILRDLLIGATPPNSIRDERYAMVAFAGGATVLFLHRFVTYVPPLLLVTLDAAGLSLFAIAGARKALDYGLRPLMAVLMAAITGSGGGTLRDLFLNHVPTVLRADIYAVAALAGALVMVVGQRLGRPSRTMALVGGATCFALRMVSVWLGWSLPHLSLTGME, translated from the coding sequence ATGGAACCCACCGTGGCGGCGGGGACGCAGGCGCGCATCGACGGCCGTGAGGCGCGCCTGCTCCTGGGGCTCGACTTCGCTGGCACCTACGTCTTCGCGGTGGAGGGCGCCATCGCGGCCATCGCGGGCGGGTTGGATCCGCTGGGCATCATGGTCCTGTCGTTCACCACCGCGCTGGGCGGCGGCATCCTCCGCGACCTGCTCATCGGCGCGACGCCGCCCAACTCCATCCGGGACGAGCGCTACGCGATGGTCGCCTTCGCGGGCGGCGCGACGGTGCTCTTCCTCCACCGCTTCGTGACGTACGTGCCGCCCCTGCTGCTCGTCACGCTGGACGCCGCGGGGCTGTCCCTGTTCGCCATCGCCGGGGCCCGCAAGGCGCTGGACTACGGCCTGCGTCCGCTGATGGCCGTGCTCATGGCCGCCATCACCGGCTCCGGCGGCGGCACCCTGCGCGACCTCTTCCTCAACCACGTGCCCACCGTGCTGCGCGCGGACATCTACGCCGTGGCGGCGCTCGCAGGGGCGCTCGTCATGGTGGTGGGCCAGCGCCTGGGCCGGCCTTCGCGCACCATGGCCCTGGTGGGCGGCGCCACCTGCTTCGCGCTGCGCATGGTCAGCGTCTGGCTCGGCTGGAGCCTGCCCCACCTCTCCCTGACTGGTATGGAATGA
- a CDS encoding VWA domain-containing protein has product MPTLDAWRFTLLGYQVGLAQPLFLGLFGVGLLLGLLALLKALGRRTRLSALIAERHVTALAPGVSVWRPAVQGGLYGLGLMLFGLALAQPQCGTKSELTKRRGIDVVVALDASKSMLARDVQPSRLDRARLELNTLLDELKGDRAGLVVFAGDAFVQSPLTSDYSAVKLFLRAVDPDAMPQGGTNVGAALRLAKQVLDNADRGSKERVVVLLSDGEDLTGDVREATEALKDARVQVLAVGVGSDSGEPIPVYDRRGEFVDYKKDSNGDTVITRLDRAGLTAIADATGGAFFYQPNGVAMGQVVERIDQLQKSELESRVTVRYDERFQWFAIPGLVLLVLGMALIPSRRRAA; this is encoded by the coding sequence ATGCCCACGTTGGACGCCTGGCGCTTCACGCTCCTGGGCTACCAGGTGGGCCTGGCGCAGCCGCTGTTCCTGGGGCTGTTCGGGGTGGGCCTCCTGTTGGGGCTGCTCGCGCTGCTCAAGGCGCTGGGGCGCAGGACTCGGCTGTCGGCGCTCATCGCGGAGCGCCACGTGACGGCGCTCGCGCCCGGCGTGTCCGTGTGGCGGCCGGCGGTGCAGGGCGGCCTATACGGGCTGGGGCTGATGCTGTTCGGCCTGGCGCTCGCGCAGCCCCAGTGCGGCACGAAGAGCGAATTGACGAAGCGACGCGGCATCGACGTGGTGGTGGCGCTGGATGCGTCCAAGTCCATGCTCGCGCGCGACGTGCAGCCCAGCCGGCTGGACCGCGCGCGGCTGGAGCTCAACACGCTGCTGGATGAACTGAAGGGCGACCGCGCGGGCCTGGTGGTGTTCGCGGGTGATGCGTTCGTGCAGTCGCCGCTCACGTCGGACTACTCGGCGGTGAAGCTGTTCCTGCGCGCGGTGGATCCGGACGCGATGCCCCAGGGCGGCACGAACGTGGGCGCGGCGCTGCGGTTGGCCAAGCAGGTGCTGGACAACGCGGACCGGGGCTCCAAGGAGCGCGTGGTGGTGCTGCTGTCGGACGGCGAGGACCTCACGGGCGACGTGCGCGAGGCCACGGAGGCGCTCAAGGACGCGCGCGTCCAGGTGCTCGCGGTGGGCGTGGGGTCGGACTCCGGTGAGCCCATCCCCGTCTATGACCGGCGCGGCGAGTTCGTGGACTACAAAAAGGACTCCAACGGCGACACGGTCATCACGCGCCTGGACCGCGCGGGCCTCACGGCCATCGCGGACGCCACGGGCGGCGCCTTCTTCTACCAGCCCAACGGCGTGGCGATGGGACAGGTGGTGGAGCGCATCGACCAGTTGCAGAAGAGCGAGCTGGAGAGCCGCGTGACGGTTCGCTACGACGAGCGCTTCCAGTGGTTCGCCATCCCCGGGCTGGTGCTGCTGGTGCTGGGCATGGCGCTCATCCCTTCGCGCCGGAGGGCCGCATGA
- a CDS encoding alpha/beta fold hydrolase — MSRPTPPRRSPLPPRWDAAGRPGAPGATPPVGPVETGLLAQLAPAVVPQVHWLPGGGAVRILEGGPPEGARSTIVFLHGRGNAATHWFPYLTALARHHRVLALDLPGFGQSTPADVHVRSAEDAVRFFTAPVEESLGMVAPGPVSVVGHSLGGLVALELALRGTVPVERLVLVDAMGLGPEMPRASRLFFRAGPERLARNLGPWAMARMLPPPPTPLGEKLGQLGYELLSVPGGRPEAAQAFNALVPLTGPLFHRRERLGEVKVPVLLIWGERDETLPVSLADEAARHLPQARALRVACGHSPQLEHPERVLPELKAFLDAEPSSP; from the coding sequence ATGTCCCGCCCCACCCCGCCCCGCCGCTCTCCCCTCCCCCCTCGCTGGGACGCCGCCGGCCGCCCCGGCGCCCCGGGCGCCACGCCCCCCGTGGGCCCGGTGGAGACGGGGCTTCTGGCCCAGCTGGCCCCGGCCGTGGTGCCCCAGGTGCATTGGCTGCCCGGGGGTGGCGCTGTGCGGATCCTCGAAGGGGGTCCTCCCGAGGGCGCCCGCTCCACAATCGTCTTCCTCCACGGGCGTGGGAACGCGGCGACCCACTGGTTCCCGTACCTGACGGCGCTGGCCCGGCACCACCGGGTGCTGGCCCTGGACCTGCCCGGTTTCGGTCAGTCCACCCCGGCCGACGTGCACGTGAGGTCCGCGGAGGACGCGGTGCGCTTCTTCACGGCGCCTGTGGAGGAGTCGCTGGGGATGGTGGCGCCGGGGCCGGTGTCGGTGGTCGGCCACTCGCTGGGCGGACTGGTGGCGCTGGAGCTCGCGCTGCGCGGCACGGTGCCGGTGGAGCGGCTGGTGCTCGTGGACGCGATGGGGCTGGGTCCGGAGATGCCGCGCGCCTCACGCCTCTTCTTCCGCGCGGGGCCGGAGCGGCTGGCGCGCAACCTGGGCCCCTGGGCGATGGCGCGGATGCTGCCGCCGCCTCCCACGCCGCTGGGGGAGAAGCTGGGACAGCTGGGCTACGAGCTGTTGAGCGTGCCCGGCGGAAGGCCCGAAGCCGCGCAGGCCTTCAACGCGCTGGTGCCGCTGACGGGTCCGCTGTTCCACCGCCGCGAGCGGCTGGGCGAGGTGAAGGTCCCCGTGCTGCTCATCTGGGGCGAGCGCGACGAGACGCTGCCCGTCTCGCTGGCCGACGAGGCCGCGCGCCACCTCCCCCAGGCCCGGGCGCTGCGCGTGGCGTGCGGACACAGTCCGCAGTTGGAGCATCCCGAGCGCGTGCTCCCCGAGCTGAAGGCCTTCCTGGACGCGGAGCCCTCCAGTCCGTGA